One Pseudonocardia sediminis DNA window includes the following coding sequences:
- a CDS encoding type IV secretory system conjugative DNA transfer family protein has translation MTTAVVAWSQYRSWLTALVGLAVAGLAAAVLRRWLRRQPHPRWDQFRDFLRPQAHSAQTVLDRSETTLRQHGLASDAEIREHGGEAAVLALAPIVRPSLAHRSDVKVEEVALELCTVGKRKVWSSIEQVVLYFAGPRRGKTGYLNCRVVDYPGSVVTTSTRIDVFTATHRARAARGRVQVFNAGGFPGVDEVAVTFNPLTGCEEAETATQRAEDMIPESTGEEERWQSLARGALSSLMHAAALDGRDMDTVQRWVAAPGEHQDEVIRILRRSTSGGVMEDARQFFECNDKTRSSITTSVMPALRWLQSKTARLAAGLDGAQARPLDSASLLTSVSTLYVLGRRAGHTYPLMSALTGYVARAAREQAAGMPSGRCDPPLGLLLDEAGDLRPPLPDWTRDMGGSGITIAACFQSYAQMVGAWGKEGAAIILNNAGPIMLGGGTKDPDDLAVWRDLAGDRDDRTTTTDAQGKVTAAAMRSVPVLPASQLASQARMEVVLFHGEMRPALGRTTPLWERDPSVASPPPPSVEEVESPVVEVPRVWRRSSPPRSRRVPVEEVVADV, from the coding sequence GTGACGACCGCGGTGGTGGCGTGGTCTCAGTACCGGAGCTGGCTCACGGCGCTGGTCGGTCTCGCTGTGGCGGGGCTGGCGGCGGCGGTGTTGCGTCGCTGGCTGCGCAGGCAGCCGCACCCGCGGTGGGATCAGTTCCGGGACTTCCTCCGGCCCCAGGCCCATTCCGCGCAGACGGTGCTGGACCGGTCGGAGACGACGCTGCGGCAGCACGGCTTGGCCTCGGATGCCGAGATCCGGGAGCACGGCGGGGAGGCCGCTGTTCTTGCGCTCGCCCCCATCGTCCGTCCCTCCCTCGCCCACCGATCGGACGTGAAGGTGGAGGAGGTGGCGCTCGAGCTGTGCACCGTGGGGAAACGGAAGGTGTGGTCGTCCATCGAGCAGGTGGTGCTGTACTTCGCCGGACCTCGCCGCGGGAAAACTGGATATCTGAACTGCCGGGTCGTGGACTACCCGGGGAGTGTCGTCACCACCTCCACCCGGATCGACGTGTTCACCGCCACCCACCGTGCCCGTGCTGCTCGAGGACGGGTGCAGGTGTTCAACGCCGGCGGCTTCCCCGGGGTGGACGAGGTAGCGGTCACCTTCAACCCGCTGACGGGGTGCGAGGAAGCGGAGACCGCGACGCAGCGAGCGGAGGACATGATCCCAGAGTCCACCGGGGAGGAGGAGCGGTGGCAGTCCCTCGCCCGCGGCGCCCTGTCCTCCCTGATGCATGCGGCGGCTTTGGACGGCCGGGACATGGACACGGTGCAGCGGTGGGTGGCGGCGCCCGGTGAGCACCAGGACGAGGTGATCCGGATCCTCCGCCGCTCCACCTCGGGTGGGGTGATGGAGGATGCCCGGCAGTTCTTTGAGTGCAACGACAAGACCCGGAGCTCCATCACGACGTCGGTGATGCCGGCGCTGCGGTGGTTGCAGTCCAAGACGGCGCGTCTCGCGGCGGGGCTGGACGGAGCACAGGCGCGTCCTCTCGACTCGGCTTCTCTCCTGACGTCGGTCTCCACCTTGTACGTGCTGGGCCGGCGGGCTGGGCACACCTACCCGCTTATGTCGGCGCTCACCGGCTACGTCGCCCGCGCTGCGCGGGAGCAGGCGGCGGGGATGCCGTCCGGTCGCTGCGACCCCCCGCTGGGTCTGCTGCTCGACGAGGCCGGGGACCTCCGCCCACCGCTGCCGGACTGGACGCGGGACATGGGCGGGTCCGGCATCACGATCGCCGCCTGCTTCCAGTCGTACGCGCAGATGGTCGGGGCGTGGGGGAAGGAAGGCGCCGCGATCATCCTCAACAACGCCGGGCCGATCATGCTGGGCGGCGGGACGAAAGACCCCGACGACCTCGCCGTGTGGCGGGACCTCGCCGGCGACCGCGATGACCGCACCACCACCACGGACGCGCAGGGGAAGGTGACGGCTGCCGCGATGCGGTCGGTGCCGGTCCTCCCCGCCTCCCAGCTCGCCTCCCAGGCACGAATGGAAGTGGTGTTGTTCCACGGCGAGATGCGTCCCGCGCTGGGGCGGACGACGCCGCTGTGGGAGCGGGACCCTTCGGTCGCCTCTCCCCCTCCCCCCTCCGTGGAGGAGGTGGAGTCCCCCGTGGTGGAGGTGCCGAGGGTGTGGCGTCGTTCCTCCCCTCCTCGTTCTCGCCGTGTTCCGGTGGAGGAGGTGGTGGCGGATGTCTGA
- a CDS encoding HNH endonuclease gives MLLEGDPATRLERFKYLVEVGEYPDVGSVVAALSDRQLGPSRRAQAIKDYRAAQADRAVRAKREARRIPAAVRRDVLASGNCAYCGDEATCVDHIVPVSQGGTRRRRNLAPACRSCNENKLDFTVDEWIRYRAEKNLPWPPLPRTVMLLEDTLRRYREDPEFAAWVDAKYAACAAPQVGSNEPRTYRAFTPGN, from the coding sequence ATGCTGCTCGAAGGTGACCCCGCTACGCGGCTCGAGAGGTTCAAGTACCTGGTTGAGGTTGGCGAGTATCCGGACGTTGGGTCGGTCGTCGCAGCCCTGTCCGATCGGCAACTGGGCCCGTCGCGACGAGCCCAGGCCATCAAGGACTACCGCGCGGCTCAGGCCGACAGGGCCGTGCGAGCGAAGAGAGAGGCTCGAAGGATCCCCGCTGCAGTTCGTAGAGACGTCCTAGCGTCGGGTAATTGCGCTTACTGCGGTGACGAAGCGACTTGTGTCGATCACATCGTCCCGGTCAGCCAGGGAGGAACTCGCCGGCGCCGTAATCTTGCTCCTGCATGTAGGTCCTGCAATGAGAACAAGCTCGACTTCACGGTGGATGAGTGGATTCGGTACCGCGCCGAGAAGAACCTTCCCTGGCCTCCGCTGCCACGGACCGTGATGTTGCTGGAGGACACGCTCCGTAGGTACCGCGAGGATCCGGAGTTCGCCGCGTGGGTGGACGCGAAGTACGCGGCCTGCGCGGCTCCTCAGGTGGGGAGCAACGAGCCTCGCACTTACCGCGCATTTACTCCGGGAAACTAA
- a CDS encoding phosphoribosylanthranilate isomerase: MSDVVVKVCGLSSFDDIEVAADAGVDAIGLVVSPSSSRHLDPARARSLAAHVPDSMTSVLVTRDYSAAEATALAREVGTDVLQLHEGTERPDFAAVVASGVRLWRATSLAFEPDLRIGAFGEEVLLLDSPLAGSGETWDLGSLPPEQRPSGPWLLAGGLDPDNVAASIRAVRPWGVDVSSGVESSPGVKDHREIIRFVAAARGATE; the protein is encoded by the coding sequence GTGAGCGATGTCGTGGTGAAGGTCTGCGGACTGTCGTCGTTCGACGACATCGAGGTGGCGGCCGACGCCGGCGTCGACGCGATCGGGCTGGTGGTCAGCCCCAGCAGCTCGCGCCACCTCGACCCGGCCCGCGCACGATCGCTCGCGGCACACGTTCCCGACTCGATGACGTCGGTCCTGGTCACGCGCGACTACAGCGCTGCCGAAGCGACCGCGCTGGCCCGGGAGGTCGGCACCGACGTCCTGCAGCTGCACGAGGGCACCGAACGACCTGACTTCGCCGCGGTGGTCGCGTCGGGAGTGCGGCTGTGGCGAGCGACGTCGCTGGCGTTCGAGCCGGACCTGCGCATCGGCGCCTTCGGTGAGGAGGTACTGCTCCTCGACTCCCCGCTCGCCGGGTCGGGAGAGACGTGGGACCTCGGTTCCCTGCCCCCTGAACAGCGACCGTCGGGGCCGTGGTTGCTGGCCGGCGGCCTGGACCCGGACAACGTGGCGGCGTCGATCCGCGCGGTACGACCGTGGGGCGTGGACGTCTCGAGCGGGGTCGAGTCGTCGCCGGGAGTGAAGGACCACCGCGAGATCATCAGATTCGTCGCCGCCGCACGTGGTGCGACCGAATGA
- a CDS encoding terminase gpP N-terminus-related DNA-binding protein yields MTGRKYEVTHALVRLMTGEIEVGDMTEAELADSFRALSERKAIEGRTAAELYRRGWTWPRIAALRKVDQSTVHRWAQPYLRDGET; encoded by the coding sequence GTGACGGGCCGTAAGTACGAGGTGACACATGCTCTGGTGCGGCTCATGACCGGAGAGATCGAAGTCGGCGACATGACCGAAGCTGAACTGGCTGATTCGTTCAGGGCGTTGAGCGAACGGAAAGCCATCGAGGGGCGGACAGCAGCCGAGTTGTACCGCCGCGGGTGGACCTGGCCGCGGATCGCGGCGCTTCGGAAGGTCGACCAGTCAACAGTGCACCGTTGGGCTCAGCCGTACCTGCGAGACGGGGAAACCTGA